In Sulfitobacter albidus, the following proteins share a genomic window:
- the xdhC gene encoding xanthine dehydrogenase accessory protein XdhC, which translates to MSVIYVEITATRGSAPRDAGTVMAVTAEGTQGTIGGGALEYRAIAMAREMLADGVAAHEETVPLGPALGQCCGGSVWLRFGRDPRFVDLDQFLPPLPPMAPGAATAPLWIWGAGHVGRAVARLAAPHGAFDLTWIDTGEARFPVSQPQKITCLPCPDMPRLAHHAPQNAHHLIFTYSHEIDFALCAALLARPFASCGLIASATKKARFYKRLRAMGLDPARLTSPIGDPARGKHPDLIAHSTLTALLKNGVPADDSARDPRTAIA; encoded by the coding sequence ATGAGCGTGATCTACGTGGAAATCACTGCCACCCGCGGCTCCGCCCCGCGCGACGCGGGCACGGTCATGGCGGTAACGGCGGAGGGCACCCAAGGCACCATCGGCGGCGGCGCGCTGGAATACCGTGCAATCGCCATGGCGCGCGAAATGCTGGCCGATGGGGTGGCAGCACATGAGGAAACGGTCCCCCTTGGCCCCGCTCTGGGGCAATGCTGTGGCGGGTCGGTGTGGTTGCGGTTTGGCCGTGATCCGCGGTTTGTCGATCTGGATCAATTCCTGCCACCGCTGCCCCCAATGGCACCCGGCGCAGCGACCGCGCCGCTCTGGATCTGGGGGGCCGGGCACGTAGGCCGCGCTGTGGCGCGCCTCGCGGCGCCCCACGGGGCGTTTGATCTGACGTGGATCGACACGGGAGAGGCGCGATTCCCCGTCAGCCAACCCCAAAAAATCACCTGCTTGCCCTGCCCCGACATGCCGCGTCTGGCGCATCACGCCCCGCAAAACGCCCATCATTTGATCTTTACCTATAGTCACGAGATCGACTTTGCCCTCTGTGCCGCCCTGCTAGCGCGGCCCTTTGCAAGTTGTGGATTGATCGCCTCGGCCACCAAAAAGGCACGGTTTTACAAGCGCCTGCGCGCAATGGGGCTTGATCCCGCGCGCCTGACCTCGCCCATTGGCGACCCGGCGCGAGGCAAGCACCCCGATCTGATCGCGCATTCCACGCTCACCGCGCTCTTGAAAAATGGCGTGCCTGCGGATGATAGTGCGCGCGACCCAAGGACCGCCATCGCATGA
- a CDS encoding ABC transporter permease yields MIALVKRPEPSRAFALATPVLAVLLTMLFGGILFAFLGKDPIAAIRTIFFEPLFGEFAFFYRPQLLIKGAPLVLIAIGLSLGFKAGIWNIGAEGQYIMGALFGAGVGLAFYPVESAVIFPLMVIAGAFGGWIWAMIPAVLKVKFGTNEILVSLMLVYVAEQFLASMALGAMRNPEGMGFPGSRNLAQYPSAHNAELIAGTGMHWGIVTAFIVVIFAYVLLTRHRLGFAIRVTGDAPRAAAFSGVRPARLILFCLGTSGALAGLAGLFEVSGPAGQVTIDFNVGYGFTAIIVAFLGRLHPVGILLAGGLMALTYIGGDIAQSQLGLPAAAIQVFQGMLLFFLLALDIFTNYRLRFGRVEVV; encoded by the coding sequence ATGATCGCGCTGGTCAAGCGCCCCGAGCCAAGCCGCGCCTTTGCGCTGGCCACGCCCGTGCTGGCGGTGCTGCTGACGATGCTGTTCGGCGGCATCCTCTTTGCCTTTCTGGGCAAGGATCCCATCGCCGCGATCCGCACGATCTTTTTCGAGCCGCTGTTCGGTGAGTTCGCGTTCTTCTACCGCCCGCAATTGCTGATCAAAGGCGCACCGCTGGTGCTGATCGCCATCGGGTTGTCGCTGGGCTTCAAGGCCGGGATCTGGAACATCGGGGCCGAGGGGCAATACATCATGGGCGCGCTCTTCGGCGCGGGCGTGGGGCTGGCGTTCTATCCGGTGGAAAGCGCGGTGATCTTTCCGCTGATGGTCATCGCGGGCGCGTTCGGCGGCTGGATCTGGGCGATGATCCCCGCCGTGCTGAAGGTGAAATTCGGCACCAACGAAATCCTCGTCTCGTTGATGCTGGTCTATGTGGCCGAGCAATTTCTGGCCTCGATGGCGCTGGGCGCGATGCGCAATCCCGAAGGCATGGGATTTCCCGGATCGCGCAATCTGGCGCAATACCCCAGCGCCCACAACGCCGAGCTGATCGCGGGCACGGGCATGCACTGGGGCATCGTGACCGCCTTTATCGTGGTGATCTTTGCCTATGTCTTGCTGACCCGGCACCGTCTGGGATTTGCCATTCGCGTCACGGGGGACGCGCCGCGCGCGGCGGCGTTTTCGGGCGTGCGGCCCGCCCGGCTGATCCTCTTCTGCCTTGGCACCTCCGGCGCGCTGGCGGGGCTTGCGGGCCTGTTCGAAGTCTCTGGCCCCGCCGGCCAGGTGACGATCGATTTCAACGTAGGCTACGGTTTCACCGCGATCATCGTGGCGTTTCTGGGCCGGTTGCATCCGGTGGGCATCCTGCTGGCGGGGGGGCTGATGGCGCTGACCTATATCGGCGGCGACATCGCGCAAAGCCAGCTGGGCCTGCCCGCCGCCGCCATTCAGGTGTTTCAGGGGATGCTGCTGTTTTTCCTGCTGGCGCTGGATATTTTCACCAACTACCGGCTGCGCTTCGGCCGGGTGGAGGTCGTATGA
- a CDS encoding DUF3179 domain-containing (seleno)protein produces the protein MLLPRAPALLIALLCSFTTAACAQQTPTDYAIEEFGPAPHVPTGPISPELERALRVVFVDSLEQSVWGEDQQTSLAEIAASDDPRLAWVITDMMRFTWRQSFDDALADAAASLMEKPLQTPNRWGEVTDHLIAWDIPAYPGYLDTKRAIFTHFVPGWERIFAPGEIDWRLVSWGGVPPDARPFGTTDDTCNCIPAADNPEVQPASEATWLDDDDTVFGIEINGEARAYPRQIMEVREMVNDTLGGRDLGIPYCTLCGAAQAYFTDGLPAGVKRPTLRTSGLLIRSNKVMFDLETYSVFDTFLGTAVTGPLAKRGITLEQATVITTEWGEWKKAHPDTTVLVERLALGRDFDFRNGRDANGPIFPVGDVDPRLPVQEDIIGVIAPSGKPTAFQRTAAMLALSAGESVSQNGIVLQLDAGGIRAEDTAGNPLPSHQAFWFAWSQFHDGTGVWRG, from the coding sequence ATGCTCCTGCCCCGCGCACCCGCCCTGCTGATCGCCCTGCTGTGCAGCTTCACCACCGCCGCCTGCGCGCAGCAAACCCCCACCGATTACGCGATCGAGGAATTCGGCCCCGCGCCGCACGTCCCCACCGGCCCGATCTCGCCCGAACTTGAGCGCGCCCTGCGCGTGGTCTTTGTCGACAGCCTCGAACAATCCGTCTGGGGGGAGGACCAGCAAACATCGCTGGCTGAGATCGCGGCTTCGGACGATCCGCGCCTTGCCTGGGTCATCACCGACATGATGCGCTTCACCTGGCGCCAATCGTTCGACGACGCGCTGGCGGATGCCGCCGCCAGCCTGATGGAAAAACCGCTCCAGACGCCAAACCGCTGGGGCGAGGTCACCGACCACCTCATCGCGTGGGACATCCCCGCCTATCCCGGATACCTCGATACCAAACGCGCGATCTTCACGCATTTTGTTCCGGGGTGGGAGCGTATCTTTGCCCCCGGTGAGATCGACTGGCGCCTCGTGTCCTGGGGCGGCGTGCCGCCCGACGCGCGCCCCTTCGGCACCACCGACGACACTTGCAACTGCATCCCCGCCGCCGACAACCCCGAGGTTCAACCCGCATCCGAGGCCACATGGCTCGACGACGACGACACCGTCTTCGGGATCGAGATCAACGGCGAAGCCCGCGCCTATCCGCGCCAGATCATGGAAGTGCGCGAGATGGTCAACGACACGCTGGGCGGGCGCGATCTGGGCATCCCCTATTGCACGCTCTGCGGGGCCGCGCAGGCCTATTTCACCGATGGCCTGCCCGCAGGCGTCAAACGCCCCACCCTGCGCACCTCGGGCCTGCTCATCCGCTCCAACAAGGTGATGTTCGATCTTGAGACCTATTCCGTGTTCGACACCTTCCTAGGCACCGCCGTCACCGGCCCGCTGGCCAAACGCGGCATCACGCTGGAACAGGCCACCGTCATCACCACTGAATGGGGGGAATGGAAAAAGGCGCATCCCGACACCACCGTTCTGGTCGAGCGGCTGGCGCTGGGGCGCGATTTCGATTTCCGCAACGGGCGCGACGCCAATGGCCCGATCTTTCCGGTGGGCGACGTCGATCCACGCCTGCCCGTGCAGGAGGACATCATCGGCGTGATCGCCCCCTCGGGCAAACCCACAGCCTTCCAACGCACCGCCGCGATGCTGGCGCTGAGCGCCGGCGAGTCCGTCAGCCAAAACGGCATCGTGCTGCAACTCGACGCGGGCGGCATCCGGGCCGAGGACACCGCTGGCAACCCGCTGCCCAGCCATCAGGCGTTCTGGTTCGCCTGGTCGCAGTTCCACGACGGCACCGGGGTCTGGCGCGGCTAG
- a CDS encoding inner membrane-spanning protein YciB, producing MARKNANPVRHVHPALRAALEFGPVVLFVVAYLIFRDGTFEIAGRTLDGFVVVIAGFVVLGLAATLTLWALTGRIARIQIAVAVLAVIFGALTVALDDPRVFKMKPTAIYLSLALLLGVGLWRGEGWVKHLMEDMIPLKPKGWLILSRRTTAMFVCSAAANELVWRTQSEQFWLVFETLAMPVVMLVFFLCQIGLVVEYATFGKAKKRRKGAGRGQA from the coding sequence ATGGCCCGCAAAAACGCCAACCCCGTCAGACATGTGCACCCCGCCCTGCGCGCCGCGCTTGAGTTCGGCCCGGTCGTCCTGTTCGTGGTGGCCTATCTGATCTTTCGGGACGGCACGTTCGAAATTGCAGGCCGGACGCTGGATGGCTTTGTTGTGGTGATCGCGGGCTTCGTGGTGTTGGGGCTGGCGGCGACGCTGACGTTGTGGGCGCTGACGGGGCGGATCGCGCGGATACAGATCGCGGTGGCGGTTCTGGCGGTGATTTTTGGCGCGCTGACCGTCGCGCTGGACGATCCGCGCGTGTTCAAGATGAAGCCGACGGCGATCTACCTGAGCCTCGCGCTGCTGCTGGGTGTTGGCCTGTGGCGCGGCGAGGGATGGGTGAAACATCTGATGGAGGATATGATCCCGCTCAAGCCCAAGGGATGGCTGATCCTGAGCAGGCGGACGACCGCGATGTTCGTGTGCTCGGCGGCTGCAAACGAGCTGGTCTGGCGCACGCAGTCAGAGCAGTTCTGGCTGGTGTTCGAGACGCTGGCGATGCCGGTGGTGATGCTGGTGTTCTTCCTCTGCCAAATCGGGCTGGTGGTGGAATACGCCACCTTTGGCAAAGCCAAGAAGCGGCGCAAGGGCGCGGGGCGGGGGCAAGCCTAG
- the xdhB gene encoding xanthine dehydrogenase molybdopterin binding subunit, whose translation MSVANPLPHDAAHLHVTGAARYVDDIPTPPGTLHLAFGLSTVARGTIASMDLAAVRAAPGVIDVLTAGDLPHANDVSPSNHDEPLLADGSVHYAGQPLFLVVATSHLAARHAARLGTVEIVHQTPILTIDEALAADSRFEDGPRIYAKGCAATALPHAKNRLSGSLEIGGQEHFYLEGQAAMALPGEDGDVTVHSSTQHPTEIQHKVAEAIGKPMHAVRVETRRMGGGFGGKESQGNALAVACAVVATRHGKPVKMRYDRDDDMIITGKRHDFRITYDVGFDDAGRITALDVTHYARCGWAMDLSLPVADRAMLHADNAYLIENMTITSHRLKTNTQSATAFRGFGGPQGIVGMERVIEHIAHHLGCDPWEVRRANFYADLMASAPVPEGTTQVAPADADVASRGAQGDVPTDSAQAPDGVQTTPYHQPVTDCIINALTQRLRDSADYDARRRAVADWNAANPILKRGIALTPVKFGISFTLTHLNQAGALVHVYQDGSIHLNHGGTEMGQGLFQKVAQVAASRFGVPVNAVKITATDTGKVPNTSATAASSGSDLNGMAVLDACDRIRARIAACLLPDTPDAVRFEGGRVIAGDADHSFAEAAQIAYQNRVSLSATGFYKTPDIQWDRIAGRGRPFFYFAYGAAVSEVVIDTLTGENRILRTDLLHDAGASLNPALDVGQVEGGFVQGAGWLTTEELVWDDAGTLKTHAPATYKIPACSDRPDVFNVALWDQPNPARTIYRSKAVGEPPFMLGISVWAALNDAVRACGPVFPDLQAPATAEEVLAAVGRARG comes from the coding sequence ATGAGCGTCGCCAACCCCCTGCCCCACGACGCCGCCCACCTGCATGTCACGGGTGCTGCGCGCTACGTCGATGACATCCCCACGCCGCCCGGCACGCTGCATCTGGCCTTTGGCCTCAGCACGGTCGCGCGGGGCACGATCGCGTCGATGGATCTGGCGGCGGTGCGCGCCGCGCCGGGCGTGATCGACGTGCTCACCGCCGGGGATCTGCCGCACGCCAACGATGTCTCCCCATCGAACCATGATGAGCCGCTTTTGGCCGACGGATCAGTGCATTACGCAGGCCAACCGCTGTTTCTGGTGGTTGCGACCAGCCACCTCGCCGCGCGTCATGCCGCCCGTTTGGGCACGGTCGAGATCGTCCATCAGACCCCGATCCTCACCATCGACGAAGCGCTTGCCGCCGACAGCCGTTTCGAGGACGGGCCGCGCATCTACGCCAAGGGCTGCGCCGCCACCGCCCTGCCCCACGCCAAGAATCGCCTCTCCGGTAGCCTTGAGATTGGCGGTCAGGAGCATTTCTATCTGGAGGGGCAAGCCGCCATGGCGCTGCCGGGCGAGGACGGCGACGTGACCGTGCACAGCTCCACCCAACACCCGACCGAGATCCAGCACAAGGTGGCCGAGGCCATCGGCAAACCCATGCACGCCGTGCGGGTGGAAACCCGGCGCATGGGCGGTGGGTTTGGTGGCAAGGAGAGCCAGGGCAACGCGCTGGCCGTCGCCTGCGCCGTGGTTGCCACGCGCCACGGCAAACCGGTCAAGATGCGCTACGACCGCGACGACGATATGATCATTACCGGCAAGCGTCACGATTTCCGCATCACTTACGACGTCGGCTTTGACGACGCCGGGCGCATCACCGCGCTGGACGTGACCCATTACGCTCGCTGTGGCTGGGCCATGGATCTGAGCCTGCCTGTCGCCGACCGGGCCATGCTGCACGCCGATAACGCCTACCTCATTGAAAACATGACGATTACCTCGCACCGGCTCAAGACCAACACGCAAAGCGCCACGGCCTTTCGCGGTTTTGGCGGGCCGCAGGGGATCGTCGGGATGGAGCGGGTGATCGAGCACATCGCGCATCATCTGGGATGTGATCCGTGGGAGGTGCGGCGCGCGAATTTCTACGCCGATCTGATGGCGTCGGCCCCTGTGCCGGAGGGCACGACGCAGGTGGCGCCCGCGGATGCCGACGTCGCCTCCCGCGGGGCGCAGGGCGATGTGCCGACCGACAGCGCACAGGCGCCGGACGGGGTGCAGACCACCCCCTATCACCAGCCCGTCACCGATTGCATCATCAACGCGCTGACCCAGCGGCTGCGCGACAGCGCCGACTACGACGCGCGCCGCCGCGCGGTGGCCGATTGGAACGCGGCCAACCCGATCCTGAAACGCGGAATCGCGCTGACGCCGGTGAAATTCGGGATCTCCTTCACGCTGACGCATCTCAATCAGGCGGGCGCGTTGGTGCATGTCTATCAGGACGGCTCGATCCACCTGAACCACGGCGGGACCGAGATGGGCCAGGGGCTGTTTCAGAAGGTCGCGCAGGTCGCGGCGAGCCGCTTTGGCGTGCCCGTGAACGCGGTCAAGATCACCGCGACCGATACGGGCAAGGTGCCCAACACCTCGGCCACGGCGGCCAGTTCGGGCAGCGATCTCAACGGGATGGCCGTGCTGGATGCCTGTGACCGCATCCGCGCGCGCATCGCCGCCTGCCTGCTGCCCGACACGCCGGACGCGGTGCGGTTCGAGGGCGGGCGCGTGATCGCGGGCGATGCCGATCACAGCTTTGCCGAGGCCGCGCAGATCGCCTATCAGAACCGCGTCTCGCTCTCGGCTACGGGATTTTACAAGACGCCCGACATTCAGTGGGACCGGATCGCCGGGCGCGGGCGGCCGTTTTTCTACTTTGCCTACGGTGCTGCGGTCAGCGAGGTGGTGATCGACACGCTGACGGGCGAAAACCGTATCCTGCGCACCGATCTGTTGCACGACGCCGGCGCCTCGCTGAACCCCGCGCTGGACGTGGGGCAGGTCGAGGGCGGGTTCGTGCAGGGCGCGGGCTGGCTGACCACCGAAGAGCTGGTGTGGGACGACGCGGGCACGCTGAAAACCCACGCGCCCGCGACCTACAAGATCCCCGCTTGTTCGGACCGGCCCGATGTGTTCAACGTCGCCCTTTGGGACCAACCAAACCCTGCGCGCACGATCTACCGGTCCAAGGCGGTGGGCGAGCCGCCGTTCATGCTGGGGATTTCCGTCTGGGCGGCCCTCAATGACGCGGTGCGCGCCTGCGGGCCGGTATTTCCCGATTTGCAGGCACCCGCCACCGCCGAGGAGGTGTTGGCCGCCGTGGGACGCGCGCGCGGATGA
- the xdhA gene encoding xanthine dehydrogenase small subunit — translation MSISFLLNGEEVRLSDASPITTLLDWLRENRHLTGTKEGCNEGDCGACTVMVTDARGSHPLNACILFLPQLDGAQVTTVEGISAPDGTLHPVQETMISHHGSQCGFCTPGFVVSMAAAHLADETDHDTALAGNLCRCTGYAPIIRAARAAEGAPVPAHLRDLRAHLPGRGPAPTAYAQPENSGALAKAYAETPEATLIAGATDVGLWVTKQFRDLGPVIFLNQCADLRGIVEADTHWRIGAMATVAEVERTLAPHFPSLGKMLRRYGSAQVRAAATLGGNIANGSPIGDGSPAMIALGATLHLRHGDTRRTIPLEEFFITYGKQDRAPGEFVEAIEVPKQPDTLHCYKLSKRFDQDISAVCGCLNLPVEAGTYGDVRLAFGGMAGTPARATNAETALRGQPVTEATVRAAMAALAQDFTPLSDMRASAAYRLQTAQNMLLRAFHAGQGTATDVTEVAP, via the coding sequence ATGTCAATTTCCTTCCTCCTCAACGGGGAAGAGGTCCGCCTCAGCGACGCCTCTCCCATCACGACATTGCTCGATTGGCTGCGCGAAAACCGCCATCTGACCGGCACCAAAGAGGGCTGCAACGAAGGCGATTGCGGCGCCTGTACCGTGATGGTCACCGACGCCCGCGGCAGCCACCCGCTCAACGCCTGCATCCTGTTTCTGCCCCAGCTCGACGGCGCCCAAGTCACGACGGTAGAAGGGATTTCCGCGCCCGACGGCACGTTGCACCCGGTGCAGGAAACGATGATTTCGCATCACGGCAGCCAATGTGGTTTCTGCACGCCCGGCTTTGTGGTGAGCATGGCCGCCGCTCATCTCGCGGACGAGACCGACCACGACACAGCACTGGCCGGGAACCTGTGCCGCTGCACCGGCTACGCCCCGATCATCCGCGCCGCCCGCGCCGCCGAAGGCGCCCCCGTCCCCGCCCATCTGCGCGATCTGCGCGCCCATCTGCCGGGGCGCGGCCCGGCGCCCACCGCCTACGCCCAGCCCGAAAATTCCGGCGCTTTGGCAAAGGCTTACGCCGAGACGCCCGAGGCCACCCTGATCGCCGGCGCCACCGATGTCGGCCTCTGGGTAACCAAGCAATTCCGCGATCTGGGACCAGTAATTTTCCTCAACCAATGCGCCGATCTGCGCGGGATCGTTGAAGCCGATACCCACTGGCGCATCGGTGCCATGGCCACCGTGGCCGAGGTTGAACGCACCCTCGCCCCGCATTTCCCCAGCCTTGGCAAGATGTTGCGCCGCTACGGCTCCGCGCAGGTGCGCGCCGCCGCCACGCTCGGCGGCAATATCGCCAACGGCTCCCCCATCGGTGACGGCAGCCCCGCGATGATCGCGCTGGGCGCCACCCTGCACCTGCGCCACGGCGACACGCGGCGCACGATCCCGCTCGAAGAGTTCTTCATCACCTACGGTAAACAAGACCGCGCGCCGGGTGAATTTGTCGAGGCGATCGAGGTGCCCAAACAGCCCGACACGCTGCACTGCTACAAGCTCAGCAAACGCTTCGATCAGGATATTTCCGCCGTCTGCGGATGCCTGAATTTGCCCGTTGAGGCAGGGACTTACGGCGATGTACGCCTCGCCTTTGGCGGCATGGCGGGCACTCCTGCGCGCGCCACAAACGCCGAAACCGCCCTGCGCGGCCAGCCCGTGACAGAGGCCACCGTGCGCGCCGCCATGGCCGCATTGGCGCAGGATTTCACGCCGCTCAGCGACATGCGCGCCAGCGCCGCCTACCGCCTGCAAACCGCGCAAAACATGCTGCTGCGCGCCTTCCACGCGGGGCAAGGCACAGCTACCGACGTGACGGAGGTTGCCCCATGA
- a CDS encoding ABC transporter ATP-binding protein: MTPLLDLSGLTKAYPGVIANEDVSLSIAPGEVHALLGENGAGKSTLVKMIYGLVAPDAGTMQMRGQPFTPSEPRAARAAGVGMVFQHFSLFDAMSVAENIALGMEDAPKLSALSARIREVSETYGLPLAPDRLVGDLSAGERQRVEIIRCLLQGPKLLIMDEPTSVLTPQEVEILFKTLRKLAAEGTAILYISHKLEEIRSLCDAATILRLGKVVGHCIPRETTARDMAEMMVGKILATPSRPGHTPGEVVLTLTGLSAPAPNAFGMSLKDVSLELRRGEVFGIGGVAGNGQDELLAALSGERPVARGMLRHGGDDIGPLGPTARRTRGVLAAPEERLGHAAAPDMTLTENAMLTGAVREGLQKRGFLDWSGARGFAQAVIDRFDVRTPGPGVAARSLSGGNLQKFVIGREVMQRPEVLVVNQPTWGVDASAAAAIRQALLDLAQAGAAVIVISQDLDELMEIADRFAALNEGRLSEARPAQGLTVDEIGLMMGGAHGMEVAHV, translated from the coding sequence ATGACCCCGCTTCTCGACCTTTCCGGGCTGACCAAAGCCTACCCCGGTGTCATCGCCAACGAGGACGTCTCGCTGAGCATTGCGCCCGGTGAGGTGCACGCGCTGCTGGGCGAGAATGGCGCGGGCAAATCCACGCTGGTCAAGATGATCTATGGCCTTGTGGCGCCCGACGCGGGCACGATGCAGATGCGGGGGCAGCCCTTCACCCCTTCAGAGCCGCGCGCGGCGCGGGCGGCAGGCGTGGGCATGGTGTTTCAACATTTCTCGCTCTTTGACGCGATGAGCGTGGCCGAAAACATCGCACTGGGGATGGAGGATGCGCCGAAGCTGAGCGCGCTTTCGGCCCGCATTCGCGAAGTGTCCGAAACCTACGGCCTGCCGCTGGCGCCCGACCGTCTGGTCGGCGATCTGAGCGCCGGGGAGCGGCAGCGGGTCGAGATCATTCGCTGTTTGTTGCAAGGCCCCAAACTGCTGATCATGGATGAGCCGACGAGCGTGCTGACCCCGCAGGAGGTCGAGATCCTGTTCAAGACCCTGCGCAAGCTGGCCGCCGAGGGCACCGCGATCCTCTATATCTCGCACAAGCTCGAAGAGATTCGCAGCCTGTGCGACGCCGCCACGATCCTGCGGCTGGGAAAGGTCGTGGGCCACTGCATCCCGCGCGAGACGACAGCGCGCGACATGGCTGAGATGATGGTGGGCAAGATCCTTGCCACGCCCTCGCGCCCCGGCCACACGCCCGGCGAGGTGGTGCTGACGCTCACCGGGCTGAGCGCGCCCGCGCCCAACGCCTTTGGCATGTCGCTCAAGGATGTCTCGCTGGAGCTGCGGCGCGGTGAGGTGTTCGGCATCGGTGGCGTGGCGGGGAACGGGCAGGATGAATTGCTGGCGGCGCTATCGGGCGAGCGGCCCGTTGCGCGCGGCATGCTGCGCCATGGCGGCGATGACATTGGCCCGCTTGGCCCCACGGCAAGACGCACGCGCGGCGTGCTGGCCGCGCCCGAGGAACGGCTGGGCCACGCCGCCGCCCCCGACATGACGCTGACGGAGAACGCGATGCTGACCGGTGCGGTGCGCGAGGGGCTGCAAAAGCGCGGATTCCTCGACTGGTCCGGCGCGCGCGGCTTTGCGCAAGCGGTGATCGACCGATTTGACGTGCGCACGCCCGGACCGGGGGTGGCTGCACGGTCGCTGTCCGGGGGCAACCTGCAGAAATTCGTGATCGGCCGCGAGGTCATGCAGCGCCCCGAGGTTCTGGTCGTCAACCAGCCGACATGGGGCGTCGATGCCTCCGCCGCCGCCGCGATCCGGCAGGCGCTGCTGGATCTGGCGCAGGCGGGCGCTGCGGTGATCGTGATCAGTCAGGATCTGGATGAGCTGATGGAAATCGCCGACCGCTTTGCCGCCCTTAACGAGGGCCGTCTGAGCGAGGCGCGCCCGGCCCAAGGGCTAACGGTGGACGAGATCGGCCTGATGATGGGCGGCGCCCACGGGATGGAGGTCGCCCATGTGTGA
- a CDS encoding ABC transporter permease yields MDLSAINPILFIAGFFVAATPLIFAAIGELVVERSGVLNLGVEGMMIIGAICGFATAVETGSPLLGFAAAAVGGALLSLLFAFLTQVMLANQVASGLALTLFGLGFSALLGQGYIGVKPPRLGDVDFGPLADIPVIGPIFLSHDIILYLGLALVVAVWATLKYTRAGLVLRAVGENHDAAHALGFKVKRIRTLAIMFGGACAGVGGAYISLIRVPQWTEGMTAGVGWIALALVVFASWKPLRILVGAYLFGGLVQLQLNLQGAGVAIPVEYLAMSPYLITIVVLVILSRDANRAPGSLGRVFHASS; encoded by the coding sequence ATGGACCTGTCCGCAATCAACCCGATCCTGTTCATCGCGGGGTTCTTCGTGGCCGCGACGCCGCTTATCTTTGCCGCCATTGGCGAGCTGGTGGTGGAGCGGTCGGGCGTGCTGAATCTTGGTGTCGAGGGGATGATGATCATCGGGGCGATCTGCGGTTTTGCCACGGCGGTCGAGACCGGATCGCCCCTGCTGGGCTTTGCCGCCGCAGCGGTCGGCGGGGCGCTGCTGAGCCTGCTTTTTGCGTTCCTGACGCAGGTGATGCTGGCCAATCAGGTCGCCTCCGGCCTTGCGCTCACGCTGTTTGGCCTCGGGTTTTCGGCACTGCTGGGGCAAGGCTACATCGGGGTGAAACCGCCGCGTCTGGGCGATGTGGACTTCGGACCGCTCGCCGATATCCCCGTGATCGGGCCGATTTTTCTCAGCCATGACATCATCCTGTATCTCGGCCTCGCGCTGGTGGTCGCGGTTTGGGCCACGCTGAAATACACCCGCGCGGGGCTGGTGCTGCGCGCGGTGGGTGAAAATCACGACGCAGCCCACGCGCTGGGCTTCAAGGTCAAGCGCATCCGCACGCTGGCGATCATGTTCGGGGGTGCCTGTGCCGGGGTCGGCGGCGCCTACATCAGCCTGATCCGCGTGCCGCAATGGACCGAAGGGATGACCGCCGGCGTCGGCTGGATCGCTCTCGCGCTGGTGGTATTCGCAAGCTGGAAGCCGCTGCGCATCCTTGTGGGTGCCTATCTTTTTGGCGGGCTGGTTCAATTGCAGCTTAATCTACAGGGCGCGGGCGTTGCCATTCCTGTCGAATATCTGGCAATGTCGCCCTACCTGATCACGATTGTGGTGCTGGTCATCCTGTCACGGGATGCCAACCGCGCGCCCGGCTCTTTGGGCCGTGTATTCCACGCCTCGTCCTGA